A segment of the Plasmodium reichenowi strain SY57 chromosome Unknown, whole genome shotgun sequence genome:
TTTTGTGTAAATGTTGAATTTTTGTTCTTGCCTATATCTATAAAGTTCCAAATAATTTGTCTCATgtaaacatatttatatatatatatatatatatatatatatatatttttttaattatagATTTAGGAGCTGCCTTTGGTACTGCTAAGAGTGGTGTAGGTGTATGTAGTGTCGGAGTAATGAGACCAGATTTAATTATGAAATCCATTTTACCTGTGGTTATGGCTGGTGTTCTTGGTATTTATGGAATTATTATGTCCATTTTGATATATGGAAAAAGTAAGAAAATCTTTTAATAGacatatatacaca
Coding sequences within it:
- a CDS encoding V-type proton ATPase 16 kDa proteolipid subunit, putative, with product LGAAFGTAKSGVGVCSVGVMRPDLIMKSILPVVMAGVLGIYGIIMSILIYGK